One Vicugna pacos chromosome X, VicPac4, whole genome shotgun sequence DNA window includes the following coding sequences:
- the LOC107034700 gene encoding uncharacterized protein: MGYLEMVGNQEWDPQVRLGLGSPGSQAVQSGDSGSGHPDACSPRLLRPGGRGARAGRTLGLPGLGGGAFTPLPGVGRLYLAAAAPTQPRSRELRAGSRLAWGPSGPQSRDPNGEQVPTPTLALHLGCGEAPRGSPPASHQLPFFLSPHSGRVPSSQKEALQQLAPTLREDHASTIRLPPAGPRIF, encoded by the exons ATGGGCTACCTTGAAATGGTCGGGAACCAGGAGTGGGATCCCCAGGTGAGGTTGGGCTTAGGGAGCCCAGGGTCCCAAGCAGTGCAGAGCGGGGACTCAGGCTCTGGCCACCCCGACGCGTGCTCTCCCAGACTCTTGCGCCCcggcgggcgcggggcgcgggcgggTCGGACCCTCGGGCTCCCGGGGCTGGGGGGGGGCGCCTTCACCCCGCTGCCTGGGGTCGGCCGGCTCTACTTGGCCGCCGCAGCCCCGACCCAGCCTCGATCCCGAGAGTTGAGAGCTGGCTCCCGGCTGGCCTGGGGCCCCTCAGGCCCGCAATCTCGAGACCCGAACGGCGAACAGGTTCCCACACCCACGCTGGCTTTGCACTTGGGGTGCGGGGAGGCACCTCGAggctcccctcctgcctctcatCAGCTCCCgttcttcctttctcctcactCTGGACGGGTCCCCTCGAGCCAGAAGGAGGCCCTGCAGCAGCTGGCGCCCACCCTCCGAGAGGACCACGCCAGCACCATCCGGCTCCCTCCAGCGGGACCCAG GATTTTTTGA